One segment of Streptomyces bathyalis DNA contains the following:
- a CDS encoding precorrin-2 C(20)-methyltransferase, translating into MTETTQTAGRLYGVGLGPGDPSLMTVRAIEVIAEADVIAYHSARHKRSIARSIAARHIRDDHIEEALVYPVTTEGTDHPGGYRGALEEFYTEASGRLAAHLDAGRSVAVLAEGDPLFYGSYMHMHKRLADRYPTEVIPGVTSVSAAAARLGTPLAEGEEVLTILPGTLPEEELTARMASADPAVVMKLGRTFAKTRQALENSGRLAEARYVERATMAGERTGNLADVEAGSVPYFSVAVLPSRAGAKPPEPEPEQKREPGEVAVVGTGPAGPLWLTPETRGTLAAADELVGYTTYLDRVPVRPGQGRHSTGNRVESERAEFALDLARRGRRVAVVSGGDPGVFAMATAVLEAASQDRYAHVPVRVLPGVTAANAAAARAGAPLGHDYASISLSDRLKPWDVIAQRLHAAAAADLVLALYNPGSQSRTWQVGKARELLLQHRAPDTPVVVATDVGGPDETVRIVHLADLEPEEVGMRTILIVGSSQSRTVRRGNGETIVWTPRRYSPGEAD; encoded by the coding sequence GTGACCGAGACCACGCAGACCGCCGGCAGGCTCTACGGTGTCGGGCTCGGTCCCGGCGACCCGTCGCTGATGACCGTACGTGCCATCGAAGTCATCGCCGAGGCGGACGTGATCGCCTACCACAGCGCCCGGCACAAGAGGTCCATCGCCCGCTCGATCGCAGCCCGGCACATCCGCGACGACCACATCGAAGAGGCCCTCGTCTACCCGGTGACCACCGAGGGCACCGACCATCCCGGCGGCTACCGGGGCGCGTTGGAGGAGTTCTACACCGAGGCGTCGGGCCGCCTTGCCGCGCACCTCGACGCGGGCCGCAGCGTCGCGGTGCTCGCGGAGGGGGATCCGCTCTTCTACGGCTCGTACATGCACATGCACAAGCGGCTCGCCGACCGCTACCCCACCGAGGTCATTCCTGGCGTCACCTCCGTAAGCGCCGCGGCGGCCCGGCTGGGCACGCCGCTGGCCGAGGGCGAGGAGGTGCTGACGATCCTCCCCGGAACCCTGCCGGAGGAGGAGCTCACGGCACGCATGGCCTCCGCCGATCCGGCCGTGGTGATGAAGCTCGGCCGTACGTTCGCCAAGACCCGCCAGGCGCTGGAGAATTCGGGACGCCTGGCAGAGGCCCGGTATGTGGAGCGGGCGACGATGGCCGGGGAGCGCACCGGCAACCTGGCCGACGTGGAGGCGGGTTCGGTGCCGTACTTCTCGGTGGCCGTGCTGCCGAGCCGGGCCGGCGCGAAACCGCCGGAGCCGGAGCCGGAACAGAAGCGGGAGCCGGGCGAGGTCGCCGTCGTGGGCACCGGTCCGGCTGGCCCCTTGTGGCTCACCCCGGAGACTCGCGGCACCCTGGCCGCGGCCGACGAGCTCGTCGGCTACACGACCTATCTGGACCGCGTTCCGGTACGTCCCGGTCAGGGCCGCCACAGCACGGGCAACCGCGTGGAGTCCGAACGCGCCGAATTCGCCCTGGACCTGGCGCGACGCGGCCGGCGCGTGGCCGTCGTCTCGGGAGGCGACCCGGGGGTGTTCGCGATGGCCACCGCGGTGCTGGAAGCGGCGTCGCAGGACCGGTACGCGCATGTCCCGGTGCGGGTCCTGCCGGGCGTGACCGCCGCCAACGCCGCCGCGGCCCGCGCGGGCGCGCCCCTCGGACACGACTACGCCAGCATCTCGCTCTCCGACCGGCTCAAGCCCTGGGACGTCATCGCCCAGCGCCTGCACGCCGCCGCAGCCGCTGACCTGGTGCTCGCTCTCTACAACCCCGGGTCGCAGAGCCGCACTTGGCAGGTGGGCAAGGCCCGGGAACTGCTGCTGCAACACCGGGCGCCGGACACGCCGGTCGTCGTGGCCACGGACGTCGGCGGACCGGACGAGACGGTACGGATCGTGCACCTCGCCGATCTGGAACCGGAGGAGGTGGGCATGCGCACGATCCTCATCGTCGGCTCCTCCCAGAGCCGGACCGTACGGCGCGGGAACGGCGAGACGATCGTCTGGACACCGCGCCGGTATTCGCCGGGTGAGGCGGACTAG
- a CDS encoding RNA-guided endonuclease InsQ/TnpB family protein: MTTAMQTVEGAEHARYTYRLRVSSTAQAALEAEWARCRWLWNECVAKSKAVHARNKAHPEGKLTCGPGQLDRMLTETRGRTSWLSAGASVPQQQVIRDFAKSRAKALKDIKARLPMRQRAGMPTFKKKREADLSLNYTRRGFRLKEGRLHLAGGIVVRPVWSRELPEPPSSARVYRDSLGHWYVSFVAAATTEQLPEIGAVIGIDWGVAQTATTTSHAHDLPHPQYGKTAPQKLAKYQRMMARRKPKKGQTASKGYREAKRQAAKLHKKLARQRQDTGRKWAKQVVRDHDAIAVEDFRPKFLAKTTMARKAADAAIRATKCSLVEMGRKHGRAVHLVNPAHTTMDCAHCMTRAKHALPLGERTYTCTACGAVLERDKNSAYVMLIRAGLSPAGVEGVRPPGPPAPEAA; encoded by the coding sequence ATGACGACAGCGATGCAGACGGTGGAGGGTGCCGAGCACGCCCGGTACACCTACCGCCTGCGGGTGTCGTCCACTGCGCAGGCCGCCCTGGAGGCGGAGTGGGCTCGCTGCCGGTGGCTGTGGAATGAGTGTGTTGCGAAGTCGAAGGCCGTGCACGCACGCAACAAGGCCCATCCCGAGGGGAAGTTGACCTGTGGTCCTGGCCAGCTCGACAGGATGCTGACCGAGACCCGCGGTCGCACGTCGTGGCTTTCGGCGGGTGCGTCGGTTCCTCAGCAGCAGGTCATACGCGACTTCGCGAAGTCGCGGGCCAAGGCCTTGAAGGACATCAAAGCCCGGCTGCCGATGCGGCAGCGCGCAGGGATGCCGACGTTCAAGAAGAAGCGCGAGGCCGACCTCAGCCTGAACTACACCCGCCGCGGCTTCCGGCTGAAGGAGGGCCGCCTGCACCTGGCCGGCGGGATCGTGGTCAGGCCCGTGTGGTCCCGGGAGCTGCCCGAGCCGCCGTCCAGCGCGCGGGTGTACCGAGACAGCCTCGGCCACTGGTACGTGAGCTTCGTGGCCGCCGCCACCACCGAGCAATTGCCCGAAATCGGCGCCGTGATCGGTATCGACTGGGGCGTGGCCCAGACCGCCACCACCACCTCCCACGCGCACGACCTGCCCCACCCGCAGTACGGCAAGACCGCGCCGCAGAAGCTCGCGAAGTACCAGCGGATGATGGCGAGGCGTAAGCCGAAGAAGGGGCAGACCGCGTCGAAGGGCTACCGGGAGGCGAAGCGGCAGGCGGCGAAGCTGCACAAGAAGCTCGCACGCCAGCGGCAGGACACTGGACGCAAGTGGGCCAAGCAGGTCGTGCGTGACCACGACGCGATCGCGGTGGAGGACTTCCGGCCGAAATTCCTCGCGAAGACCACCATGGCCCGCAAGGCCGCCGACGCCGCGATCAGGGCGACCAAGTGCTCGCTGGTCGAGATGGGCCGCAAGCACGGCCGGGCCGTGCACCTGGTCAATCCCGCGCACACCACCATGGACTGCGCGCACTGCATGACGAGAGCCAAGCATGCATTGCCGCTGGGTGAGCGCACTTATACCTGCACCGCGTGCGGAGCTGTCCTTGAGAGAGACAAGAATTCCGCGTATGTGATGCTGATCCGGGCGGGTCTGAGCCCGGCAGGTGTTGAGGGTGTAAGACCTCCGGGGCCGCCGGCCCCGGAGGCTGCCTGA
- a CDS encoding precorrin-8X methylmutase codes for MFDYEKDGAAIYRQSFATIRAEADLEALPPDVSQVVVRMIHACGMVDLVRDIVHTPAVVARGREALRAGAPILCDTSMVASGVTRRRLPADNEVVCALSDPSVPGLAAEMGTTRTAAALELWRDRMEGAVVAFGNAPTALFRLLEMIEQGAPRPAAVIGVPVGFVGAAESKDALASHPSRLEHLVVRGRRGGSAIAAAALNAISSEED; via the coding sequence GTGTTCGACTACGAGAAGGACGGCGCCGCCATCTACCGGCAGTCCTTCGCCACCATCCGGGCCGAGGCGGATCTCGAAGCGCTGCCTCCGGACGTCAGCCAGGTCGTCGTCCGCATGATCCACGCCTGCGGAATGGTCGATCTCGTACGCGACATCGTCCACACCCCGGCGGTCGTGGCCCGCGGCCGCGAAGCCCTGCGGGCGGGTGCGCCCATCCTCTGCGACACCTCCATGGTCGCCAGCGGCGTCACGCGCAGGAGGCTGCCCGCGGACAACGAGGTGGTGTGCGCCCTTTCCGACCCGTCCGTGCCCGGACTCGCCGCGGAGATGGGCACCACCCGCACCGCCGCCGCTCTCGAACTGTGGCGGGACCGCATGGAGGGAGCGGTCGTCGCCTTCGGCAACGCGCCCACCGCTCTCTTCCGGCTCCTGGAGATGATCGAGCAGGGCGCCCCCAGGCCGGCCGCCGTCATCGGCGTCCCCGTCGGCTTCGTCGGCGCCGCCGAGTCCAAGGACGCGCTCGCCTCCCACCCGTCCCGTCTTGAACACCTGGTCGTGCGCGGGCGGCGCGGAGGCAGCGCCATCGCCGCCGCAGCGCTCAACGCGATATCGAGCGAGGAAGATTGA
- a CDS encoding nitrite/sulfite reductase → MLAAMCTAPVRAFAQDTKPIRDRGDACPGALRLHEADDGALARVRVPGGILDVRRAEALAAVSRRFGDGDLHLTSRGNVQLRGLGPGCGRELAQLLGDAGLLPSHRHERVRNIVASPLAGLDGHGHGDLRPWLRALDGTLCASESAHALSGRFLFALDDGRGDTAELAADLTLTSGGNGSARLRIGSWHSPAVQVPSSDGPLAALLAAEAFLQTSAAMRGEAWRIGELPDGPRELTDAVVRRLDERGVAATTSVEPPGTRASAPLPGVVTGPHGEAALSVLAPMGRIDAAQWDAVVSVAARAGHRELRLTPWRGLVVPVVPGAGAGADELMRTLANAGLITDPDSPRVGVGSCIGRPGCAKSLADVRSDAAALTGSGQLPVYWSGCERRCGHPRGDRVEVVAVPEGYRVSVVCDGRVRSATTTSRARVAADVAEARKSGPKAPTPVKR, encoded by the coding sequence ATGCTCGCCGCCATGTGTACCGCCCCGGTCCGGGCATTTGCCCAGGACACGAAGCCGATTCGGGACCGCGGCGACGCATGCCCGGGGGCCTTGCGACTCCACGAGGCGGACGACGGCGCGCTCGCCCGCGTACGCGTGCCCGGCGGGATTCTCGACGTCCGCCGGGCAGAGGCGCTGGCGGCTGTTTCACGGCGGTTCGGCGACGGGGATCTGCACCTCACCTCCCGTGGCAATGTGCAGCTGCGGGGTCTCGGGCCGGGCTGTGGACGGGAGTTGGCGCAGCTTCTCGGCGACGCCGGTCTGCTTCCGTCGCACCGCCACGAACGCGTCCGCAACATCGTCGCCTCGCCGCTGGCCGGTCTCGACGGCCACGGGCACGGCGATCTCCGGCCCTGGCTGCGCGCGTTGGACGGCACGCTGTGCGCGAGTGAGTCTGCTCACGCCCTGTCCGGGCGGTTCCTCTTCGCTCTCGACGACGGCCGCGGAGACACGGCGGAGCTGGCGGCCGACCTCACGCTGACCTCCGGCGGGAACGGCTCGGCGCGGCTGCGCATCGGCTCGTGGCACTCGCCCGCCGTCCAAGTCCCGTCGTCCGATGGGCCTCTGGCCGCGCTCCTCGCAGCCGAAGCGTTTCTTCAGACGTCGGCAGCGATGCGCGGAGAGGCCTGGCGGATCGGTGAACTACCGGACGGGCCCAGGGAGTTGACGGACGCGGTCGTCCGCCGCCTCGACGAGAGGGGCGTAGCCGCGACGACCTCCGTGGAGCCGCCCGGGACCCGCGCGTCCGCACCCCTTCCCGGCGTGGTCACCGGTCCTCACGGTGAGGCGGCGCTGTCGGTGCTCGCCCCGATGGGCCGGATCGACGCCGCCCAGTGGGATGCAGTCGTCTCCGTCGCCGCGCGGGCAGGGCACCGGGAGCTGCGGCTGACACCGTGGCGCGGCCTCGTCGTGCCCGTCGTCCCCGGGGCCGGTGCCGGTGCCGATGAGCTGATGCGCACGCTCGCGAACGCCGGCCTGATCACCGACCCCGACTCGCCCCGGGTCGGAGTGGGCTCCTGCATCGGACGGCCGGGCTGCGCCAAGTCGCTGGCCGACGTCCGCTCCGACGCGGCAGCACTCACGGGCTCCGGACAGCTGCCCGTGTACTGGTCGGGGTGCGAGCGCCGCTGCGGCCACCCGCGCGGCGACCGCGTGGAGGTGGTGGCGGTCCCGGAGGGCTACCGGGTCTCGGTCGTGTGCGACGGCCGCGTCCGTTCCGCGACCACGACCAGCCGTGCCCGAGTCGCCGCCGACGTCGCTGAAGCACGCAAGAGCGGCCCGAAAGCCCCGACACCCGTGAAGCGATGA
- the cobN gene encoding cobaltochelatase subunit CobN yields the protein MILLLSTSDTDLLSARASDGPVSYRFANPSRLPLDELPALLDGVDLVVIRLLGGIRAWEDGLDQLLGDGRPVVVLTGEQAPDAQLMAASTVPVGIAAEAHAYLAHGGPANLEQLGRFLSDTVLLTGHGFEPPSPAPSWGPLVREAKDTDGPTVAVLYYRAHHMSGNTGFVEALCGAIEQAGARPLPLYVASLRAPEPELIDELRAADAIVTTVLAAGGTRPAEASAGEDDESWDAGALTGLDVPILQALCLTGSRSAWEDNDEGVSPMDAASQIAVPEFDGRLITVPFSFKEVDEDGLPSYVADPERAARAAGIAVRHARLGRIPAAGKRLALVLSAYPTKHSRIGNAVGLDTPASAVALLRRLREEGYDFGPEEEIPGLVSGDGDELIRALIDAGGHDQEWLTEEQLARNPVRIPAADYRRWYATLPEELRSSVEEHWGPPPGEMFVDRSRNPDGDIVLAALRRGNLLILIQPPRGFGENPIAIYHDPDLPPSHHYLAAYRWIAAPTDEGGFGADAMIHLGKHGNLEWLPGKNAGLSPACAPDAALGDVPLIYPFLVNDPGEGTQAKRRVHATLVDHLVPPMARADSYGDIARLEQLLDEYAQIASMDPPKLPAIRAQIWTLIQAARLDHDLGLEERPDDDGFDDFLLHVDGWLCEVKDAQIRDGLHVLGQAPSGSVRVDLVLAVLRARQIWGGSTTLPGLREALGLDESAATRTTADEAEETARALVQAMEDAGWDPAAVPDGHGEQVARILSFAAREVVPRLAATTDELDNCLHALGGGFVPAGPSGSPLRGLVNVLPTGRNFYSVDPKAVPSRLAWETGQALADSLLTRYRDDNWGSPRPEAGGGWPTSVGLSLWGTSAMRTAGDDIAEALALLGIRPVWDDASRRVTGLEPIPLDELGRPRIDVTLRISGFFRDAFPHAVALLDDAVRLAASLDEPHEDNHVRAHTQEELADHGDERRATTRIFGSRPGTYGAGLLQLIDSRDWRTDADLAEVYTAWGGYAYGRDLDGRPARAEMETAYGRIAVAAKNTDTREHDIADSDDYFQYHGGMVATVRALRGTAPEAYIGDSTRPETVRTRSLLEETSRVFRSRVVNPKWIEAMRRHGYKGAFELAATVDYLFGYDATTDVVADWMYDKLTETYVLDPVNREFLEQANPWALHGIAERLLEAQSRGMWAKPDPAMLEALREVYLEAEGNLEGDD from the coding sequence GTGATTCTTCTGCTGTCGACGTCCGACACCGATCTGCTCAGTGCCCGCGCCTCGGACGGGCCGGTCTCCTACCGGTTCGCGAACCCGTCCCGGCTGCCCCTCGACGAACTGCCCGCCCTGCTCGACGGCGTGGACCTCGTCGTCATACGGCTCCTCGGCGGCATCCGCGCCTGGGAGGACGGCCTCGACCAACTCCTCGGTGACGGGCGCCCCGTTGTCGTCCTCACCGGTGAACAGGCCCCCGACGCACAGCTCATGGCCGCCTCGACGGTCCCCGTGGGCATCGCCGCTGAGGCCCACGCCTATCTGGCCCACGGTGGGCCCGCCAACCTCGAACAGCTCGGCCGCTTCCTCTCCGACACCGTGCTCCTGACGGGCCACGGCTTCGAACCCCCCTCGCCCGCCCCCAGTTGGGGACCACTGGTCCGGGAGGCGAAGGACACGGACGGCCCGACCGTCGCCGTGCTCTACTACCGCGCACACCACATGAGCGGCAACACCGGCTTCGTCGAGGCCCTTTGCGGCGCCATCGAGCAGGCCGGTGCCCGTCCGCTGCCGCTCTACGTGGCCTCGCTCCGCGCGCCGGAGCCCGAACTCATCGACGAACTGCGCGCCGCGGATGCCATCGTCACCACCGTCCTCGCCGCCGGCGGCACCCGGCCCGCCGAGGCCTCCGCCGGTGAGGACGACGAGTCCTGGGACGCGGGTGCCCTCACGGGCCTGGACGTGCCGATCCTCCAGGCCCTGTGCCTGACGGGATCGAGGAGCGCCTGGGAGGACAACGACGAGGGCGTCTCCCCGATGGATGCCGCGAGCCAGATCGCCGTGCCGGAGTTCGACGGACGGCTCATCACCGTGCCGTTCTCCTTCAAGGAGGTCGACGAGGACGGGCTGCCCTCCTACGTCGCCGACCCCGAACGCGCCGCCCGGGCCGCGGGAATCGCCGTGCGTCACGCCCGGCTGGGCCGAATACCCGCCGCAGGCAAGCGTCTTGCGCTGGTGCTCTCCGCGTACCCCACCAAGCACTCCAGGATCGGAAACGCCGTCGGGCTGGACACACCCGCGAGCGCCGTGGCCCTGCTGCGACGGCTGCGCGAGGAGGGATACGACTTCGGCCCCGAGGAGGAGATCCCCGGCCTGGTCTCCGGCGACGGCGACGAACTGATCCGGGCCCTGATCGACGCCGGCGGCCACGACCAGGAATGGCTCACCGAGGAGCAGTTGGCGCGGAACCCCGTGCGCATCCCGGCAGCCGACTACCGGCGCTGGTACGCCACACTGCCCGAAGAACTGCGCAGTTCCGTCGAGGAGCACTGGGGACCGCCGCCCGGCGAGATGTTCGTCGACCGCAGCCGGAACCCCGACGGCGACATCGTCCTCGCCGCCCTGCGCCGGGGCAATCTGCTCATCCTCATCCAGCCGCCCCGCGGCTTCGGGGAGAACCCGATCGCGATCTACCACGATCCCGATCTGCCGCCCTCGCACCACTACTTGGCCGCCTACCGCTGGATCGCCGCCCCCACGGACGAGGGGGGATTCGGTGCCGACGCGATGATCCACCTCGGCAAGCACGGCAACCTGGAGTGGCTGCCCGGTAAGAACGCCGGGCTGTCCCCGGCCTGCGCCCCCGACGCCGCGCTCGGTGACGTCCCCCTGATCTACCCGTTCCTCGTCAACGACCCCGGCGAGGGCACCCAGGCCAAGCGCCGCGTCCATGCCACGCTCGTCGACCATCTCGTACCGCCCATGGCGCGCGCCGACTCCTACGGCGACATCGCGCGACTGGAGCAACTCCTCGACGAATACGCGCAGATCGCCTCGATGGACCCGCCGAAGCTCCCCGCGATCCGCGCACAGATCTGGACCCTCATCCAGGCGGCGAGGCTCGACCACGACCTCGGCCTCGAGGAGCGCCCCGACGACGACGGCTTCGACGACTTCCTGCTCCACGTCGACGGCTGGCTGTGCGAGGTCAAGGACGCCCAGATCCGCGACGGCCTGCACGTCCTGGGACAGGCACCCTCGGGCTCCGTACGCGTCGACCTCGTCCTGGCGGTGCTGCGCGCACGCCAGATCTGGGGCGGCTCGACGACGCTGCCCGGCCTGCGTGAGGCGCTCGGCCTCGACGAGTCCGCCGCCACCCGTACCACCGCCGACGAGGCGGAGGAGACCGCACGCGCCCTCGTCCAGGCGATGGAGGACGCCGGCTGGGACCCGGCCGCCGTACCCGACGGCCACGGTGAACAGGTCGCGCGGATCCTCTCGTTCGCCGCCCGCGAGGTCGTTCCGCGGCTGGCCGCCACCACCGACGAGCTCGACAACTGCCTGCACGCCCTGGGCGGCGGGTTCGTCCCCGCGGGACCGTCCGGATCACCCCTGCGCGGCCTCGTCAACGTCCTGCCGACCGGCCGCAACTTCTACTCCGTCGACCCCAAGGCCGTCCCGTCGCGCCTCGCTTGGGAGACCGGGCAGGCCCTGGCCGACTCGCTCCTGACGCGGTACCGCGACGACAACTGGGGGTCCCCCCGGCCGGAGGCTGGGGGAGGCTGGCCGACGTCCGTGGGGCTCTCCCTGTGGGGCACGAGCGCCATGCGCACCGCCGGCGACGACATCGCCGAGGCCCTGGCCCTGCTGGGCATCCGACCCGTATGGGACGACGCCTCCCGACGCGTCACCGGCCTGGAGCCGATACCGCTCGACGAGCTCGGCCGTCCCCGCATCGACGTCACGCTCCGCATCTCGGGCTTCTTCCGCGACGCGTTCCCGCACGCCGTCGCCCTGCTCGACGACGCCGTGCGACTGGCCGCCTCGCTCGACGAACCGCACGAGGACAACCACGTACGTGCCCACACGCAGGAGGAGTTGGCCGACCACGGCGACGAACGGCGCGCCACCACCCGCATCTTCGGCTCCCGCCCGGGTACGTACGGAGCCGGCCTGCTCCAGCTGATCGACTCCCGCGACTGGCGCACCGACGCCGACCTCGCGGAGGTCTACACGGCGTGGGGCGGTTACGCCTACGGACGGGACCTCGACGGCCGCCCGGCGCGTGCGGAGATGGAGACGGCTTACGGGCGCATCGCCGTGGCCGCCAAGAACACCGACACCCGCGAACACGACATCGCCGACTCCGACGACTACTTCCAGTACCACGGCGGCATGGTCGCGACGGTACGGGCGCTGCGCGGCACCGCACCCGAGGCGTACATCGGCGACTCCACCCGCCCCGAGACCGTGCGCACGCGCAGCCTCCTCGAAGAGACCTCACGCGTCTTCCGCTCCCGGGTGGTCAACCCCAAGTGGATCGAAGCCATGCGCCGCCACGGCTACAAGGGCGCCTTCGAACTCGCCGCCACCGTCGACTACCTCTTCGGCTACGACGCCACCACCGACGTCGTCGCCGACTGGATGTACGACAAGCTCACCGAGACCTACGTGCTGGATCCGGTCAACCGCGAATTCCTCGAACAGGCCAATCCCTGGGCGCTGCACGGCATCGCGGAACGTCTCCTGGAAGCGCAGTCGCGCGGCATGTGGGCCAAGCCCGACCCCGCGATGCTCGAGGCGCTGCGCGAGGTCTATCTGGAGGCCGAGGGAAATCTGGAGGGCGACGACTGA
- a CDS encoding enoyl-CoA hydratase-related protein → MADYEHILVKRDGDTVTITMNRAARRNSLTADHLTELRDAFAEAGESDATGIVLAADGPVFSAGHDFGDVSSRDLTGVRELLQLCTDLMRTVQSVPQIVVARVHGLATAAGCQLVASCDLAVAAESAGFALPGGKGGWFCHTPAVPVARSIGRKRLMEMALTGDAVDAATAERWGLVNRVVPDDELDDAVAELLARATRGSRASKSLGKQTLYAQLDRPEADAYQVALEVMASASQLPGAREGMAAFLEKRHPEWPD, encoded by the coding sequence GTGGCGGATTACGAGCACATCCTGGTGAAGCGCGACGGCGACACCGTGACGATCACGATGAACCGCGCGGCGCGCAGGAACTCGCTGACCGCGGACCACCTCACGGAGCTGCGCGACGCATTCGCCGAGGCCGGCGAAAGCGATGCGACCGGCATCGTGCTGGCCGCGGACGGCCCGGTGTTCTCCGCGGGCCACGACTTCGGCGACGTCTCGTCACGGGACCTGACCGGGGTCCGCGAGCTGCTCCAGCTGTGCACCGACCTGATGCGGACGGTCCAGTCGGTGCCGCAGATCGTCGTCGCCCGGGTGCACGGGCTGGCGACCGCCGCCGGCTGCCAGCTCGTCGCATCGTGCGACCTGGCGGTGGCCGCGGAGTCCGCCGGTTTCGCGCTGCCCGGCGGCAAGGGCGGGTGGTTCTGCCACACACCGGCCGTGCCCGTCGCACGCTCCATCGGCAGGAAGCGGCTGATGGAGATGGCCCTGACCGGCGACGCCGTCGACGCGGCGACCGCGGAGCGCTGGGGCCTGGTGAACCGGGTCGTGCCCGACGACGAACTCGACGACGCCGTCGCCGAGCTGCTGGCGCGGGCGACCCGCGGCAGCCGGGCGAGCAAGTCGCTCGGCAAGCAGACCCTCTACGCCCAGCTGGACCGGCCCGAGGCCGACGCCTACCAGGTGGCCCTCGAGGTGATGGCCTCGGCCTCGCAGCTTCCCGGCGCCCGCGAGGGCATGGCGGCGTTCCTGGAGAAGCGCCACCCCGAGTGGCCCGACTGA
- a CDS encoding aconitase X swivel domain-containing protein, whose product MSGSGTVRGPALVLDEPLSFWGGLDPATGRIVDVHHPQHGRSVAGTVLVAAAARGSTSSPSVLAESVRAGVGPAAVVLTEADAGVAAAATVVEELYGRPLPVVLCAPGTLTALRTADPLAISDGVLERLAPGG is encoded by the coding sequence GTGTCCGGTAGCGGGACCGTGCGCGGCCCGGCCTTGGTGCTGGACGAGCCGCTCAGCTTCTGGGGCGGCCTCGACCCCGCCACGGGGCGCATCGTCGATGTGCACCATCCCCAGCACGGGCGGTCCGTCGCCGGAACGGTGCTCGTCGCGGCCGCCGCCCGCGGGTCCACGTCCAGCCCGAGTGTCCTGGCGGAGAGCGTGCGTGCCGGCGTGGGGCCCGCCGCCGTCGTCCTGACGGAGGCCGACGCGGGGGTCGCGGCCGCGGCGACGGTGGTCGAGGAGCTGTACGGCCGGCCGCTCCCGGTCGTGCTGTGCGCTCCCGGGACGCTGACGGCGCTGCGGACCGCAGACCCGCTCGCGATCAGCGACGGCGTGCTGGAGCGACTGGCGCCGGGCGGCTGA